Proteins encoded in a region of the Peptococcus niger genome:
- a CDS encoding ACT domain-containing protein encodes METQSTKAVITVVGKDHRGIISVVSTALAENNVNILDISQTIIDGFFSMIMVVDISEATISLGDLNQALQSIAKETKTQITCQHEDIFNFMHRV; translated from the coding sequence ATGGAAACACAAAGTACAAAAGCTGTTATTACAGTTGTGGGCAAGGATCATAGAGGCATCATCAGTGTTGTATCCACCGCTTTAGCGGAAAACAATGTTAATATTTTAGACATTAGCCAAACCATTATTGATGGTTTCTTTTCCATGATTATGGTTGTGGATATCTCTGAAGCGACAATCAGTTTAGGCGATTTAAACCAGGCCTTACAATCGATTGCCAAAGAAACAAAAACACAAATTACTTGTCAGCACGAAGATATTTTCAATTTTATGCATCGGGTATAG
- a CDS encoding CBS domain-containing protein: MAEPISKIMETDVYTANENDTIADVLKILVDKRTSGLPIINDNREIVGFISDGDIMKFIAKQDPRIIDMTSFITVWYDIESFDQKLEDLLKINVMELATTKAITVDINEAVDDVARVLGKKKIKKVPVEENGKLVGVVSRSNIIRYIVQKHLS, translated from the coding sequence ATGGCAGAGCCAATTAGCAAAATTATGGAGACGGATGTTTATACGGCCAATGAAAACGATACCATAGCTGATGTATTGAAAATCTTAGTGGATAAACGAACCAGTGGACTGCCCATTATCAATGATAATCGTGAAATTGTCGGCTTTATCAGCGATGGCGACATTATGAAATTCATTGCCAAACAAGATCCGCGTATCATTGATATGACAAGCTTCATTACCGTCTGGTATGATATTGAAAGTTTCGACCAAAAATTGGAAGACCTTTTAAAAATCAATGTTATGGAGCTGGCCACCACCAAGGCCATCACCGTTGACATCAATGAAGCCGTTGATGATGTGGCACGTGTGCTCGGCAAAAAGAAAATAAAAAAAGTACCGGTTGAAGAAAATGGTAAATTGGTTGGTGTCGTCAGCCGCTCCAATATCATTCGCTACATTGTTCAAAAACACCTGTCCTAA
- the trxB gene encoding thioredoxin-disulfide reductase: MAEKKLNEKHYDLIILGGGPAGLAAGIYGGRAKLNTLIIEKGSVGGRAFTTREIVNYPGFPETTGPDLTNIMREHAEKFGVTIARENIKSVDFSDDVKVLTTRKNKYMAPAVIVATGTEARVLGIPGEKEFTGDGVAYCATCDAEFFQDQHVVVVGSGDQAIEEGMFIAKFASKITVIVLHDEGVLDCNKQAAERAFKHPKMNFVWNSVLDAIYGDDGVEGVKVKNVKTGEISDLACSGVFFFVGLVPQTAFLEGTGIETSSRGYIPTTNLMETNLEGIYAVGDVRDKYLRQIATAVGDGATAATAAERFIEEQKDFQENIMHSDRPVLLSFWTPDYDDSLEMVNAVDKAVAEAGGHYKTMEADYTRKKTLAAKFGIELNDNQHAAVVVIKEGKKVGELDLSADLAGQLK; this comes from the coding sequence ATGGCTGAGAAAAAATTAAATGAAAAACATTATGATTTGATTATTTTAGGTGGTGGCCCTGCTGGGCTGGCTGCCGGTATTTATGGTGGACGTGCGAAGCTGAATACCTTGATTATTGAGAAAGGCAGTGTCGGCGGTCGCGCCTTTACAACGCGTGAAATTGTGAATTACCCCGGCTTTCCGGAGACGACAGGGCCGGACTTAACCAATATCATGCGCGAACACGCTGAGAAATTTGGTGTTACCATTGCACGTGAAAATATAAAAAGTGTTGACTTCAGCGATGATGTTAAAGTTCTAACCACACGTAAAAACAAATACATGGCACCGGCTGTTATTGTCGCTACCGGTACTGAAGCTCGTGTGCTTGGTATCCCCGGTGAAAAAGAATTTACCGGTGATGGTGTTGCTTATTGTGCCACCTGTGATGCGGAATTTTTCCAAGACCAACACGTTGTCGTTGTCGGCAGTGGTGACCAGGCCATTGAAGAAGGCATGTTTATTGCTAAGTTTGCTTCAAAGATTACGGTCATCGTATTACACGATGAAGGTGTTTTGGACTGCAATAAACAGGCTGCCGAACGTGCCTTTAAGCATCCGAAAATGAACTTCGTTTGGAACTCTGTTTTGGACGCTATTTACGGCGATGATGGCGTTGAAGGCGTTAAGGTTAAAAACGTTAAAACAGGTGAAATTAGCGACCTGGCTTGCTCAGGGGTATTTTTCTTTGTCGGCCTAGTGCCCCAAACCGCGTTCTTGGAAGGCACCGGGATTGAAACCAGCTCTCGTGGTTATATCCCGACGACAAATTTAATGGAAACCAATCTGGAAGGTATTTATGCCGTCGGTGACGTTCGAGATAAATACTTGCGGCAAATCGCGACGGCTGTTGGTGATGGTGCAACAGCTGCGACGGCTGCTGAACGCTTCATTGAAGAGCAGAAAGATTTCCAGGAAAATATCATGCATTCCGATAGACCGGTCCTACTGTCTTTCTGGACGCCGGATTATGATGACAGCTTAGAAATGGTGAATGCTGTGGATAAAGCCGTTGCAGAAGCCGGTGGCCATTATAAGACCATGGAAGCTGACTATACGCGCAAGAAAACATTGGCGGCGAAGTTTGGCATTGAATTAAATGATAACCAGCATGCCGCAGTTGTTGTTATTAAAGAGGGTAAAAAAGTGGGTGAACTTGATCTCTCTGCAGACTTGGCTGGTCAGTTGAAGTAA
- a CDS encoding FeoA family protein has protein sequence MIMKRVAKPLHTCTLSELQEGALGEIVAIDNEGIFEQIGAHVGMSVIVLKRAVASLVQIGAGQLEVPKEICDHILVKPLAHAGE, from the coding sequence ATGATCATGAAACGAGTCGCTAAACCCTTGCACACGTGCACCCTATCTGAATTACAGGAAGGCGCTTTGGGGGAAATCGTCGCCATTGATAATGAGGGGATTTTTGAACAGATTGGTGCTCATGTGGGTATGAGCGTTATCGTTTTAAAACGCGCAGTGGCTTCCCTGGTTCAGATTGGTGCCGGTCAGCTGGAAGTGCCGAAAGAAATATGCGACCACATTCTGGTGAAACCGTTGGCTCATGCCGGAGAATAA
- a CDS encoding PRC-barrel domain-containing protein has translation MGTLKYSVRQLMAKDIIDVTSGTLLNVASTWLFDGSTQGLTGILPSEAQGFIPKEAIKAFAGDVIVIDGVDKGGEVSGIDLIGLPVINEDGVLIGKVIDMAIDREGRLLEFLLSGGLVMAKMSKPAVLSVLTISRIGTDALICQIDSDTVGFSPADERLYKEALHRKDDKEEDKSRQKSEEFINKIGEQWNEIGEKISDRVKNVNYDEMVNDLNRLTTKINRQLGDFFDQVIERTSRQRYDRDVEAVLNDLAGQTVSRPIVNEYGQVIIMPGQEITSDVIKQVLRADRITELYRLARPLSEGGSNDHETSR, from the coding sequence ATGGGAACCCTTAAATACAGCGTACGACAGCTGATGGCTAAAGATATCATTGATGTGACCTCCGGTACCTTGTTAAACGTAGCTTCGACCTGGCTATTTGATGGAAGCACTCAAGGGCTGACAGGCATTTTACCATCTGAGGCTCAAGGCTTTATTCCTAAAGAGGCCATTAAGGCCTTTGCCGGAGATGTCATTGTCATTGACGGGGTGGATAAGGGCGGTGAGGTCAGCGGCATAGACTTAATTGGCCTGCCGGTCATCAATGAGGATGGCGTTTTGATTGGTAAAGTCATTGATATGGCCATTGATCGGGAAGGGCGCCTGCTTGAATTCCTTTTGAGCGGCGGACTTGTCATGGCAAAAATGAGTAAACCAGCGGTCCTGTCCGTGTTGACCATAAGTCGTATTGGAACAGATGCCCTTATCTGCCAGATAGACAGCGACACAGTTGGCTTTTCACCGGCTGATGAAAGGCTCTACAAAGAGGCCCTGCATCGCAAGGATGATAAAGAGGAAGATAAGAGCAGGCAAAAATCCGAAGAGTTCATCAATAAAATCGGTGAACAATGGAATGAAATTGGTGAGAAAATAAGTGACCGGGTCAAAAATGTTAACTATGATGAGATGGTTAACGATTTAAATCGGCTAACGACCAAGATTAACAGACAGCTTGGTGATTTCTTTGATCAAGTGATTGAGCGCACATCACGGCAACGGTATGATCGAGATGTGGAAGCCGTATTAAATGACCTTGCCGGACAAACCGTGTCTCGCCCGATTGTCAATGAATATGGGCAGGTGATAATTATGCCCGGACAAGAAATAACAAGCGATGTTATTAAGCAAGTCTTGCGGGCCGATAGAATCACAGAATTGTATCGCTTGGCCAGGCCCTTGTCTGAAGGAGGTTCTAATGATCATGAAACGAGTCGCTAA
- the tatC gene encoding twin-arginine translocase subunit TatC, producing the protein MAEKELTLSAHFKELRRVIMISVVAIGLATMLCFGLWREVLMQWIVAPIQGDGQGLIFIGVSEAFIAYFKISILAGLVLASPIVIWQLYSFILPALYKNERRLLLVVSFLGTILFLAGIAFGYILVLKPALKILLFQFSGQFVPQITANYYLDFVGRFLLPFGLIFEMPLLAWVLGKAGIVQAALLQKWRRYVVIIILFLAAILTPPDIVSQLMLALPMLVLYEVSIQVCKSMEKRAVHKK; encoded by the coding sequence ATGGCAGAAAAAGAATTAACGCTTTCCGCTCATTTCAAAGAATTGCGCCGCGTCATTATGATCAGTGTGGTTGCCATCGGCTTGGCAACCATGCTTTGTTTTGGGTTATGGCGGGAAGTCCTCATGCAATGGATTGTCGCACCGATTCAAGGCGATGGCCAGGGACTTATTTTTATCGGAGTTTCAGAAGCGTTTATAGCCTATTTTAAAATCAGTATTTTAGCGGGACTGGTGCTGGCCAGCCCCATTGTTATATGGCAGCTGTATTCTTTTATTTTGCCGGCATTGTATAAAAATGAGCGGCGGTTGTTGCTGGTCGTCAGTTTTTTAGGCACGATTTTATTTTTAGCAGGCATTGCTTTTGGGTATATATTGGTATTAAAGCCGGCCTTGAAAATTCTCCTGTTTCAATTCAGTGGTCAGTTTGTGCCGCAAATTACGGCCAATTATTACCTGGACTTTGTAGGGCGGTTTTTGCTGCCTTTTGGGCTTATTTTTGAAATGCCGCTGCTTGCCTGGGTATTGGGCAAAGCCGGTATTGTCCAAGCGGCTTTATTGCAAAAGTGGCGGCGTTATGTTGTCATCATTATTTTATTTTTGGCGGCCATATTGACACCGCCGGATATAGTGAGTCAACTGATGCTGGCCTTACCGATGCTTGTTCTCTATGAAGTATCTATCCAAGTTTGCAAATCAATGGAAAAAAGAGCAGTGCACAAAAAATAA
- the tatB gene encoding Sec-independent protein translocase protein TatB encodes MMIGAIGFGELLLILLAAVLVLGPDKAPQTARQLGKIVREFRQTMNGMTDDLKETLSEDLDDDSLKEGLKKIRENRYVGEQNLKDLIKEPTFAKNDTDKNDLDE; translated from the coding sequence ATGATGATTGGCGCCATTGGCTTTGGCGAGCTGCTGCTGATTCTACTCGCCGCAGTTCTTGTCTTAGGGCCGGATAAAGCGCCACAGACGGCGCGTCAATTGGGAAAGATTGTGAGAGAGTTCAGGCAGACCATGAACGGGATGACCGACGATTTAAAGGAAACCTTGTCCGAGGATTTGGATGATGATTCTTTAAAGGAAGGCCTGAAAAAAATTCGCGAAAATCGCTATGTCGGTGAACAAAACTTGAAAGATCTTATCAAAGAACCGACATTTGCTAAAAATGATACGGATAAAAATGACTTGGATGAGTAA
- a CDS encoding twin-arginine translocase TatA/TatE family subunit yields MVIGLISSMELLLVIVVALVVFGGSRLAGVGKSLGQSVREFKEEVSQDKEPSSDHEAEADEQKGHEK; encoded by the coding sequence TTGGTTATTGGATTGATCAGCAGCATGGAGCTTTTACTTGTGATTGTCGTAGCCCTAGTTGTTTTTGGCGGCTCGCGGTTGGCTGGTGTAGGTAAGTCATTAGGCCAATCGGTACGTGAATTTAAGGAGGAAGTGTCACAAGACAAAGAGCCTTCTTCCGATCATGAGGCTGAGGCAGATGAGCAAAAGGGTCATGAGAAATGA
- a CDS encoding valine--tRNA ligase — protein sequence MAKELAKTYNPSAIEAKWYDVWEQAGYFKPSRDAGAQPFTIVMPPPNVTGRLHMGHAMDNTMQDILIRYHRLKGDNTVWVPGTDHAGIATQAKVENMLREAGISKEEIGREGFIERCWQWKNEYGEAITQQIRKLGSSCDWSMERFTMDDVCSRAVRKTFVDFYQKGLIYQGNYIVNWCPHCETTISDIEVEHEDHHGHLYYLNYYTPDRSDHVTIATTRPETIFGDVAIAVHPEDERFKHLQGKKVLIPIIEREIPIIADEYVDREFGTGALKITPSHDVNDFAVGERHGLPFCEVLDAKGYMTEAAGPYAGLDRFACREKVIADLQGTSSLEKVEDYDNAVGHCYRCHTAIEPRISKQWFVAMDKLVKPALEAAYRGDIRFVPERFTKIYTAWLENIRDWCISRQLWWGHRIPVWTCADCGEVICEMEGPDVCPACGSKALHQDEDVLDTWFSSGLWPFEVLGWPEKTADLEMFYPTSVLVTGRDIIFFWVARMIFDAYELTGEKPFNDVLIHGLVLDEQGRKMSKSLGNGIDPLKEIERYGADALRMTLVTGTTPGNDTRYRQEKIEASRNFTNKLWNAARFVLMNQPEDQAVLAGSFQPTHLYDRWIAARLAKVAAHVTASLEAYELGEATRTIMDFIWDEYCDWYIELAKPRLYGKEGAEAQLQAQQASAIVLRDALVLLHPIMPFITEELWQQLPHEGESIMVSAWPALDQLEDPEAEMQMQMVMDAVKAVRGLRHDMNVPTGKRAPVYLVSDDADMRALFEAQKEAFQLLAFASDVAVSADNQLTEQAVSTVSGGVQIFLPLKDLVHLDEEIARMEKEEKRLQGELKRLSGKLSNQGFVTKAPAEVVAQERQKLETYQGDLTTVQERLALLKSL from the coding sequence ATGGCGAAAGAATTGGCAAAAACGTACAATCCATCGGCAATTGAGGCCAAATGGTACGATGTTTGGGAGCAGGCGGGATATTTTAAACCGTCGCGTGATGCGGGGGCTCAACCCTTCACCATTGTCATGCCGCCGCCAAATGTGACAGGGCGCCTGCACATGGGCCATGCCATGGACAATACAATGCAGGACATTCTCATCCGCTATCATCGGCTGAAAGGCGACAATACCGTATGGGTTCCAGGAACGGATCATGCCGGTATTGCAACGCAGGCAAAGGTTGAAAATATGCTGCGCGAGGCCGGCATCAGCAAAGAGGAAATCGGCCGCGAAGGCTTTATTGAGCGGTGTTGGCAATGGAAAAACGAATACGGTGAAGCGATCACTCAACAGATTCGCAAGCTGGGCTCGTCATGTGATTGGAGCATGGAGCGGTTCACCATGGATGACGTTTGTAGCCGTGCAGTCCGCAAAACTTTTGTCGATTTTTATCAGAAGGGCTTGATTTATCAAGGCAACTATATTGTTAACTGGTGCCCCCACTGTGAAACAACCATTTCTGATATAGAGGTGGAACATGAAGATCACCATGGCCACTTATACTATTTGAATTATTACACCCCTGACAGGTCTGATCACGTGACAATTGCCACCACCCGTCCGGAAACCATTTTTGGGGATGTGGCAATTGCGGTTCATCCGGAAGATGAACGGTTTAAGCATTTGCAAGGGAAGAAGGTATTAATCCCGATTATTGAACGGGAGATTCCGATTATTGCCGATGAATATGTTGACCGGGAGTTCGGGACCGGGGCTTTAAAAATAACGCCGTCTCATGATGTGAATGACTTTGCAGTAGGGGAACGTCATGGCTTGCCCTTCTGTGAAGTCTTGGATGCAAAAGGGTATATGACCGAAGCTGCCGGTCCCTATGCAGGCTTGGACCGGTTTGCTTGTCGTGAGAAGGTTATTGCTGATTTGCAAGGCACGTCAAGCTTGGAAAAGGTTGAAGACTACGATAACGCTGTCGGTCATTGCTATCGTTGTCATACGGCCATTGAACCCCGGATCAGCAAGCAGTGGTTTGTGGCGATGGATAAATTGGTGAAGCCGGCCTTGGAGGCTGCTTATCGCGGAGATATCCGCTTTGTGCCGGAGCGTTTTACCAAAATTTATACAGCTTGGCTTGAAAATATTAGGGACTGGTGCATTTCTCGCCAGCTTTGGTGGGGGCATCGTATCCCGGTTTGGACTTGTGCTGATTGCGGGGAAGTCATTTGTGAAATGGAAGGCCCTGACGTGTGCCCGGCTTGCGGGTCAAAAGCACTGCACCAGGATGAGGATGTTTTAGATACCTGGTTCAGTTCCGGCTTGTGGCCCTTTGAGGTGCTGGGTTGGCCGGAAAAAACGGCCGATTTGGAGATGTTTTATCCAACGAGTGTTTTGGTTACTGGACGCGATATTATTTTCTTCTGGGTTGCCCGTATGATTTTTGATGCCTATGAATTGACCGGCGAAAAGCCCTTTAACGATGTGCTGATTCATGGCCTGGTTCTAGACGAACAAGGGCGCAAAATGAGCAAATCCTTGGGCAACGGCATCGATCCCTTGAAAGAAATTGAGCGCTATGGGGCAGATGCCTTGCGGATGACCTTGGTAACCGGGACAACGCCGGGAAATGATACGCGGTATCGCCAAGAAAAAATTGAAGCCTCCCGTAATTTCACCAACAAGCTCTGGAATGCGGCACGCTTTGTCCTGATGAACCAGCCGGAAGATCAAGCTGTATTGGCCGGCTCCTTCCAACCGACGCATTTGTACGATCGCTGGATTGCTGCCCGGTTGGCAAAAGTTGCTGCCCACGTTACCGCTTCTCTGGAAGCCTATGAATTGGGTGAAGCAACGCGGACCATTATGGACTTTATTTGGGATGAATATTGTGATTGGTATATTGAGCTGGCCAAGCCGCGCTTGTATGGAAAAGAAGGGGCAGAAGCTCAATTGCAAGCCCAGCAGGCATCGGCCATTGTCCTCAGGGATGCCCTGGTTTTACTCCACCCGATCATGCCCTTTATTACAGAAGAATTATGGCAGCAGTTGCCGCATGAAGGCGAGAGCATTATGGTTTCGGCCTGGCCGGCCTTAGACCAGCTGGAAGATCCTGAAGCGGAAATGCAGATGCAAATGGTTATGGATGCTGTCAAAGCCGTTCGCGGTTTGCGGCACGATATGAACGTGCCCACCGGCAAACGCGCTCCTGTTTATCTGGTGAGTGATGACGCTGATATGCGGGCTCTTTTTGAGGCCCAAAAAGAAGCCTTCCAGCTCCTGGCCTTTGCCTCAGATGTTGCAGTCAGTGCAGATAATCAGCTAACCGAACAAGCGGTTAGCACAGTCAGCGGAGGTGTTCAAATTTTCCTCCCGCTCAAAGACTTGGTTCATTTGGATGAAGAAATTGCCCGGATGGAAAAAGAAGAAAAACGGCTTCAGGGTGAGTTGAAACGGCTTTCCGGGAAACTTAGCAATCAAGGGTTTGTGACCAAAGCACCGGCAGAGGTGGTGGCACAAGAACGACAAAAATTGGAAACTTATCAAGGCGACTTGACCACAGTACAGGAACGATTAGCCTTGTTGAAAAGTTTATAA
- a CDS encoding ECF transporter S component has protein sequence MTRSRFFATKNLVRLALLASIASVLMYFEFPIPFLAPDFYRMDFSEVPVLIAGFMMGPLAAVVVELMKILIIFFIKGSYTAGVGELANFMMGCVLVLPPVLFVRHKPSKRMLVVGSTVGVLALMLAAAVLNYFLLIPLYATLFNVPIEVYVNAGHALNAHVVDLKALIVLCVLPFNFIKGSLVTLLSGALFLRIGNQLNRY, from the coding sequence ATGACAAGATCAAGGTTTTTTGCAACAAAGAATCTGGTCCGACTGGCGCTGTTGGCCTCGATTGCCAGTGTGCTGATGTATTTTGAGTTTCCGATTCCGTTTTTGGCACCGGATTTTTATCGAATGGATTTTAGCGAAGTTCCGGTGCTGATAGCGGGTTTTATGATGGGGCCACTTGCAGCCGTTGTTGTCGAACTGATGAAGATTCTGATTATCTTTTTCATTAAAGGCAGCTATACGGCAGGCGTTGGCGAATTGGCAAACTTTATGATGGGGTGCGTATTGGTCTTACCGCCGGTCTTGTTTGTTCGGCACAAGCCCTCTAAACGGATGCTGGTTGTTGGTTCGACCGTCGGTGTTTTAGCGCTGATGCTTGCGGCAGCGGTGCTGAATTATTTTCTCCTGATTCCACTATATGCAACCCTGTTCAATGTGCCAATTGAGGTTTATGTCAATGCGGGGCACGCGCTTAACGCTCATGTGGTTGATTTAAAGGCTTTAATCGTGCTGTGCGTCTTGCCCTTTAATTTCATTAAAGGCAGCTTGGTGACGCTTTTATCCGGCGCTTTGTTTTTGCGGATAGGCAATCAATTAAACCGCTATTGA
- the secF gene encoding protein translocase subunit SecF, whose translation MKTFYFTFIEKRKIFYALSIILLVASLGSLLIQGLNLGIDFTGGTKLHISIAKDVKTADVRSALEKTGHGGDQIQELQDGTFQIKTQFMKQDAQDQYVKAISDKLGKTEVLQSTAVGPTIGQEILQKGLIALFIAMVLMIVYITVRFEWRFALTGILSLFHDVFITMGLFSIFQWEVNSTFVAAILTIFGYSINDTIVIFDRIRENLGRVKRQELGLVVNKSISATLRRSLVTSISTLLPLLAVFLFGGDTTRYFVLAMIIGITAGAYSSIGVAAPLWYDFSMASKNKRF comes from the coding sequence ATGAAAACGTTTTACTTTACATTTATTGAAAAACGTAAAATCTTTTACGCTCTTTCCATTATTTTATTGGTCGCCAGCTTGGGGTCTTTGCTTATTCAAGGATTGAATCTGGGCATTGACTTTACCGGTGGCACCAAGCTCCATATTTCGATTGCCAAAGATGTTAAAACTGCTGATGTGCGCTCGGCATTGGAAAAGACCGGCCATGGCGGCGACCAGATTCAAGAGCTGCAGGACGGAACCTTTCAAATTAAGACCCAGTTTATGAAACAAGATGCTCAGGATCAATATGTGAAAGCCATCAGCGATAAATTGGGCAAGACAGAAGTCTTGCAATCGACCGCCGTTGGCCCGACCATTGGTCAGGAAATTTTACAAAAAGGGCTTATTGCACTTTTCATTGCCATGGTATTGATGATTGTTTATATTACCGTGCGTTTTGAATGGCGGTTTGCGCTGACTGGGATTTTATCGCTCTTCCATGACGTATTCATCACCATGGGGTTATTTTCAATCTTTCAGTGGGAAGTCAACAGCACCTTTGTTGCGGCCATTTTAACCATCTTTGGGTATTCGATCAACGATACCATTGTTATATTTGACCGCATTCGCGAGAACTTGGGTCGCGTTAAACGTCAGGAGTTGGGCCTTGTTGTCAATAAAAGCATCAGCGCTACCTTGCGCCGCTCTCTGGTGACGTCTATCAGCACCTTGTTGCCTTTACTTGCTGTATTCCTTTTTGGTGGGGATACAACGCGTTACTTTGTATTGGCCATGATCATCGGTATTACGGCAGGGGCTTATTCATCCATTGGCGTTGCAGCGCCCCTGTGGTATGATTTCTCGATGGCCAGCAAAAACAAACGGTTCTAA
- the secD gene encoding protein translocase subunit SecD, which yields MKRRGLAIVVAVVALIAIAIVVLFPIYKSHAHLGLDLQGGVQIRLEAPKGTSDEDMRDVMAVISNRVNGLGVAEPEIRREGTNRIAVELPGVADTEKAVKLIGTTAKLEFVRADTNEVVLDGSQLKNAAAVTNDKAIEANDQFGVSLKFKKDGADAFAKATTELVSKFPTGRDPQRVIRIELDGQPISSPFIQEPITNGEASISGGFESMEEASNLSMLLNSGALPVKLDIIEQNTVGAQLGPDAIQKSIRAAIIGSILLALLILVLYVRPGIIACLSLILYALLLAGTLILIKSTITLQVIAAFLLSVGMAVDANVLIYERIKEELRQGKTVRVATKAGFEKAFRTVIDSNVTTLIAGVVLIILGTGEIRGFAITLCIGIIISLFTAITFTRFILNHLISSGIVAKPEFYGVRRVAKEEGK from the coding sequence GTGAAACGGCGAGGTTTAGCCATTGTAGTCGCAGTCGTTGCGCTGATTGCCATCGCTATAGTGGTTTTGTTCCCGATTTATAAAAGTCATGCTCACTTGGGGCTTGACTTGCAGGGGGGCGTTCAGATTAGATTAGAAGCGCCAAAGGGAACATCTGACGAAGACATGCGCGATGTGATGGCGGTTATTTCCAACCGTGTCAACGGCTTAGGGGTTGCCGAACCGGAAATTCGTCGCGAGGGCACCAATCGTATTGCGGTTGAATTGCCCGGGGTTGCCGATACGGAAAAAGCAGTTAAATTAATCGGCACCACAGCAAAATTGGAATTTGTTCGGGCAGATACGAATGAAGTGGTCTTGGACGGTTCGCAGTTGAAAAATGCGGCTGCAGTGACGAATGATAAGGCCATTGAAGCGAACGACCAGTTTGGTGTCAGCTTGAAATTCAAAAAAGACGGGGCGGATGCGTTTGCCAAAGCGACCACGGAATTGGTATCTAAATTCCCGACAGGACGTGACCCGCAGCGTGTAATCCGCATTGAATTAGATGGCCAACCGATTTCTTCGCCATTTATTCAGGAACCGATCACCAATGGGGAAGCCAGCATCAGTGGTGGTTTTGAAAGTATGGAAGAGGCCTCAAACTTATCTATGCTTTTGAATTCCGGGGCCTTGCCTGTCAAGTTGGATATTATTGAACAAAATACGGTTGGCGCTCAATTAGGGCCGGATGCGATTCAAAAGAGTATCAGAGCTGCCATTATCGGTAGCATTTTACTGGCACTTTTGATTTTGGTGTTGTATGTGCGTCCGGGTATCATTGCCTGCCTCTCATTAATTTTGTACGCTTTGCTGTTGGCCGGCACTTTGATTTTAATCAAGTCCACCATTACCCTGCAAGTTATAGCCGCTTTCTTGCTGTCCGTCGGGATGGCTGTTGATGCGAATGTGCTAATATACGAGCGTATTAAAGAAGAACTAAGGCAAGGAAAGACCGTTCGTGTCGCCACAAAAGCAGGTTTTGAAAAAGCCTTCAGAACCGTTATTGACTCGAATGTCACGACCCTTATTGCCGGGGTGGTTTTGATTATTTTAGGCACCGGTGAAATTCGCGGTTTTGCCATTACCCTGTGCATTGGGATTATCATCAGCTTGTTTACAGCCATTACCTTTACACGGTTTATCTTAAATCATCTTATTTCCAGTGGCATCGTTGCCAAACCGGAATTTTATGGCGTGCGTCGGGTAGCAAAGGAGGAGGGTAAATAA
- the yajC gene encoding preprotein translocase subunit YajC, giving the protein MDIFATNAAGGSITLIWLVAMFGLLYFFVMRPQKKQMKTRNEMLNNLSNGDHIVTVGGITGYIRALTEDYIYVEIAEGLTVEMTRQAVSAVLADDDAADDAELPEADLEEEAPEEDAVDTDQEKDA; this is encoded by the coding sequence ATGGATATTTTTGCAACAAACGCTGCTGGTGGAAGCATTACCTTGATTTGGTTGGTCGCCATGTTCGGCCTTTTGTACTTCTTTGTGATGCGTCCGCAGAAGAAACAAATGAAAACGCGCAATGAAATGCTGAACAACTTGTCGAACGGTGATCATATTGTGACCGTTGGCGGAATTACCGGCTACATTCGTGCCTTAACGGAGGATTATATTTATGTGGAAATCGCTGAAGGGCTGACAGTTGAGATGACCCGTCAGGCGGTTAGCGCAGTTCTTGCAGACGACGATGCTGCAGACGATGCTGAGTTGCCGGAAGCTGATCTAGAGGAAGAGGCGCCTGAAGAAGATGCGGTGGATACCGATCAGGAAAAAGACGCCTAA